TACTCCGGCTACCGCCCCGTCGACGAGGCCAGCCGCACGGTCGCGTTCGAGATCGAGGCGCTCGAGCCGGACTCCGTCTACGGCTACGCCGTAGAGGTCGACGGCGTGCTCGACACGCTGAAGGTGGGGACGTTCCGCACACCGCCGGAGGGGCCGTTCTCCTTCACCGTGATCGCCGGAGGCTGCGCGACGACGGGCTCCGACCGCCCCATCTTCGACGTGATCCGCCGGCAGGAGCCGCTGTTCTTCCTCCACGTCGGCGACTTCCACTACGAGAACCTCGACTCCGAAGACCCGGACGTGTACCGCCAGGCTTACCGCGACGTCCTCGCCTCCCGGTCGCAGGCCGCGCTCTACCGCAGCACGCCGATCGCGTACATGTGGGACGACCACGACTACGGCCCCAACAACAGCGACCGGTTCGCGCCGGGGCAGGAAGCCGCGCGCGAGGCGTACCGCACGATGATCCCGCACTACCCCCTCGCAGCGGGGCTCGGCAACGTACCCATCTTCCAGTCCTTCACGGTGGGTCGTCTCCGCTTCATCCTGACCGACCTCCGCTCGTCGCGACGCCCGCACCACCGCCTCTTCGACCGCGTTCCGACGATGATGGGGGAGCGGCAGAAGGACTGGTTCGAGCAGGAGCTCCTTCGTGCGAAGGAGGACGGCCAGGTCGTCGTATGGGTCAGCACGGTGCCGTGGATCTACCGCGCCAACCCCCGGAGCGACTCGTGGGGCGGCTACGCCGAGGAGCGGGAGGACATCGCCAACTTCCTCAAGGAGCACGAGATCGACGACATCTTCATCATGGGCGGCGACGCCCACATGGTGGCGATGGACGACGGCTCCAACAGCGATTTCTCCACCGGGGGCGACGGCGTCCCGATCCCCGTGATCCAGTCCGCGCCGCTCGATCAGGCGGGCTCGGAAAAGGGCGGCCCGTACAGCGAGGGCGCCTATCCGGGCCCCACCGTCTTCCCGCCGCACAACGGGCAGTGGACGCTGATGGAGGTGGAGGACGACGGAGCCAACGCCGTCTGCGTCCGCTGGACCGGCTACCGCACGCGGTGGGACCGGCCGAGCTCGCGCCCGCTCGTGGAGATGAGCCGGTGCTTTGACGTGCCCACCCCCGAAGAGGTGAGCGCGAGGCGGAACGACGCCGGCGATACCGCTTCGCCCAAATCAGCGCAGACTGTGGAGGGGGGGCAGTGATGCGGAGGCGTGGGATCGTGTTGACCGTCTGTCTCGTGGCCCTCGTGTGGACCGGGTGCCGCGAGGCGGCGCCCGGCGCCCGGCTCGCGCTGATGGAGACCGTGCCGCCCGCTGGCTTCGTCTGGTCCGGCGCCCTCACGCCGACCTCGATCCGCATCGTCGCCGGGTTGTGGTCGAGCGGGCCCGTCCGCCTCGTCGTGCGGCCCGACGCCGATACGCTGGCAACGGCGCGGTCGGAGCCGTTCACGGTCGCGGACGGTGGGCGCGTCGTCACGGCCCACGTCGAAGGGCTGACGCCGGGGGTGCGCTATGCCTACGCCTTCGAGTCGGGCGAGGAGACGTTGCGCGAGGGGAGGTTCCGCACGCCGGAGGATGGTCCGTTCTCGTTCGACGTCGCGATTGGCGGGTGCTCGCTCACTGGGTCCGATCAGCCCGTGTACGATGTCATCCGCGAGAGCGAGCCGCTGTTCTTCCTCCACGTCGGCGACATGTTCTACGAGGACATCGCGGTGAACAGCGCGGGGTTTTATCGGCGGGCGTTCGGTCGCGTCCTCCGCTCGCCCCGGCAGGCCGCGCTCTACCGCTCCACGCCGATCGTCTACGTCTGGGACGACCACGACTTCGGCCCGAACAACAGCGACCGGATCGCGCCAGGGCAGGAGGCCGCGCGCGAGACGTACGACGCGCTCGTCCCACACTACCCGCTCCCCGGCGGGCCGATCTACCAGGCGTTCTCGGTCGGCCGCGTCCGCTTCATCGTGACCGACCTCCGCTCGCCCCGCGACCCCGTGGACTTCGGCGAGCCGGGCGGGCGGACGACGATGGGCGCGGAGCAAAAGGCGTGGTTCAAGCGCCAGCTCCTCGACGCGAACGGCCGCTACCCCGTCATCGTCTGGGTCAGTACGGTCCCGTGGATCGCCCCGCCCTCGCCGAGGTCCGACACGTGGGGTGGCTTCCCGCAGGAGCGCCGCGAGATCGCCGATTTCTTGAAGGACAACGGGGTCGAAGGCCTCGTCATCGTCGCCGGCGACGCGCACATGGTAGCGATGGACGACGGTACGAACAGCGACTACGCCTCGGGCGGCGGGGCACCGATTCCGGTGATCCAGGCCGCGCCGCTCGACCAGACGGGCTCGACGAAGGGCGGGCCGTACAGCGAGGGCGAATACCCCAACCCGTCCGTGCTGCCGCCGCACCCCGGCCAGTGGGTCGAGATGGCCGTGACGGATGACGGCGGGCTGGAGGTCTGCGTCGAGTGGACGGGCTACCGGACCGACGCGGGCTCGACCGATACGGAAACGCTCGTCACGTGGGGCCGCTGCTTCGAGGCGTCGATCCCGCCGCCTCCGCTCTTCCGCGACCTCGCCGACTCGACGGCGACGGCCCTCGACACGCTCGTCCTCGCCCCGCCACCGCCGACCGTCACCCTCACATCGGGCACGGCGGACTGACGCCGATTACGCGGGAGCTTGGTTGAGCGCGCGCACCGTGCGGCCGAGTTGGTGGAGGTGATGCTCGATGTGCGCTTCGAGAAAGCGGAGCGTCTGCGCCGTCGTGAGCGGCCCGCCGACGGGGTGCATAACGAGGGCCTCCGTCTCTAGCTCGGGCGGGAACGTGGCGATGATCTCGTGCCAGCGCTCGCCGGCTGCCTGCCAGTCGCGGCGGAGCACGTCGTACGGTACGGCACCCGTCGGGGCGATCGCCTCGACGCCCTTGGGGATCTTGAACTGGGCGGGCGTCCGCATCGCCTGAATCAGCCCCTCCACGGACCGCTCTGACGGCTCGCCGAAGCGCCGCCGGTCGTCCCCCTTTTCGAGCTGCCGGGCGGTGATGTGGGCGAATCCGCGCTCGGAGATCAGCAGGTGCTCGCCGATCTGGAGCGGCGACCACGCCGCCTGCGAGGGCGCACGGTCGCGCTGCTCGGGAGGGACCGATTCGAGCCCGGCGAGAAACTCGGCGCGGCGGTTGTCGAGAGCGGCGAGGAGGCGGGGCAGTTCGGGCATCGGGGTGTGGGGCAGTGGCGGGAGACGAGCCGAGAAGCTACGGCACTTGCCACCCTGTCATCCTGAACGGACGTGAAGGATCTCCACGTGAGCATTCCACACGTCAGCGTCGGTTCGATGGCTTGCGAGATCGGCGTTGAGATCCTTCGCAAGCTCAGGATGACACGTCTGGGGAGAATGCGCTCGCCCTGCCGTCGGTCTGCTCGACCCTCGGGAGATTGCTTCGCTTCGCTCGCAATGACAACCCCTCTATAGGTGTACGCGGCGGCTCAGCTCCGCACGGCGCGGATCAAGAACGCCTCGCCGTCCAGCTCGACGAGCACGTCTTCGTCGAAGGTGAGGTACACGACCGACTCTTCGGGCAGTTGGCGAGCTAGCTCGAAGTACGCGTCCGAGAACTGCTCGATCTCGCGGGCGTCGCCCGGCTCCGTCTCCAGCAAGCCGGCGTCGATCCAGAGGGTGCCGCGCTGGTAGAACGCCCGCGTGCCGACGGTCTGCACCGTCGAGACCTCGCGGCGTCCGCCGTCGGCGCCGTAGAACACGGTTGAGGACGGGGCCTGCGCCTTCGCGGCGAGGTCGGCGCGCATCGAGCGCTGCCCGACGCCGTCGGCACCGCTGACGGATTCGAGCTGCATGAGGTCGTCCTGTGCTCGCTGCACCTGCACGTTGCCGGCGGCGAACGCACCTTCCTCTTCGGCGAGGAAGGAGGTGTACGGCGTGAGGATGCCGTAGCGCGTCGAGAGCGCGACGAGTTCGTCGACGAGTTCCTCGTTCTGCCCGTTGAGGTCGATCTGCTCCAGCAGGTCGGCGACGCGGCGCGAGGCCCAGAGCGGCTCGATGAAGCTGTGGCGTGCGCGGTCGCCCTCGGCGGCGAGGTCGGCGCGGAACGTCATCGTGTGCGTGTCGTCGCCCGCGCGGCCGGTGAGGCGGACGGTCACGTCGCCGCCGCGCGTGTAGCGCCCGGCCCACACGACCTGGCTGCCTTCGAACAGATCGGGGAGGGCGCGGGGGTAGGCCCGGTTCACGCGCGTCCCGTCGAAGGCGATCTCGAGGCCGGAGAGGACGGGGCTCGTGAGCCGGGTGTAGAGCGCGGCGACGCTGGCTTCGAGGTCGTCCTCGGGGCGGACGTACTCCGTCGTGCCGCCGCTCGTCGCGGCGAGCCGTTCGAGCAGGCGGGCGTTGACGTCGTAGCCGACGCCGAAGGAGAAGATGCGGGCGTGCGCGCCGTTCGCCCGGTCGGCGTTCGCAGCGATGGCCCCTTCGCCCTGCTCGCCGGCCGTCGGGAGCCCGTCGGTGAGGAAGAGGACGTAGGCGGGCCGCCCGTCGTCGCCGAGCAGGCCGAGCGCTTCGGTGAGCGCGCCGTCGATGTTCGTGCTGCCGCCGGGGCGGAGGCCGTCGACGTAGTCGAGCGCGGCGCGCCGCGTCTCCGGCGAATACCGTTGCAATTCCGGCTCGAACGTCTCCACGCGGTCGTCGTAGGCGACGACGTTGAAGAGGTCGTCGTCGCCGAGGTTGTCGAGCACGAACGAGAGCGCGTCCTTCGCCTGCTCCATCTTGCGCCCGGCCATCGAGCCCGAGCGGTCGATCACGAAGACGACGGTTTTTGGGAGCGCCTGCTCCGCGACCTCGCGGACCTCGGGGCTGGCGAGGAGGAGGAAGTAGCCGTCCTGCGCGCCGCGCGGCCAGTGGCTGAGCAGCGTCGCGCTGACGGGGCCGTCGCTCGCGGGCTCGTAGATCAGGCGAAAGTCGCGCTCCAACCGCACGTCGTCGGCATTGAAGCGGACGCGCGTCCGGCCGCGCTCGCGCTCGATCTCGACGTCGTGCGACGGGCTGTAGACGGCCCCGGCCTCGCCCGTGATCGTGAGCCCGATGCGGAGCCGGCCGACGGCGTCCTGCTGCCGGGCGAGCCCGAACGGGTAGCTGAACGTGACGCGGTCGCCGTCGCGCGCCGCGACCTCGGTGTAGCGGAAGACGACCGTACTCTCGCCGCGCGCGGGCACCGGAAACACGCTCGTCCGGTAGAGCCCGTAGCCGGCGTACTCCATCAGCGCCGGGTCGATCATGCGGCGGACGATCTCCTCGTAGCGCCGCCGGGCCTCGTCCTTCGGCAGCACCTCGCCCGTCAACTCCTGCCCGTCGACGAGCAGCACAAGGTCCTGCACCGCGGCGTCCGGCGGGATCGGAAACAGGAACTCCGTCTCGACCGGACGCTCGTTCGGGTTGAAGAGCGTCTGCCGGACCGTGACCTCGGCCACCTGATCCACGATCCGCCCGTCGATCTCAAGGGATGCCATCTCGACGGGCCGGTCCGTGACGGGGACGGGGCGCGGCGGGACGATGATCTGCGCCGTGGCCGGCAGCGAGAGGAGCGAGAGCAGGACGAACGGGAGTAGGCGCATGAGCAGGAAGGCTGACCAGAGAGGACGGCCTTCATAACGCTTTCACGCACCGGGATATTGTCAGTGCTGCATTCGGGGCTGCTCGGGCGAAGGTTCGGGACTCGGGACTAGCTGGGGTGTGGATACGCGCTGCGCGTTCCGCAGCTCGGCGTCGAGTTCGAGGCAGCACGCGACGTAGCGCGTCCAGGCTTGAGGGTCACCGTTGAGCCACTCGGCGCGGGCGGCGCCGATGAGGTGGGGGAGCGAGGTGGAGGACATGGCGTGAGGGGATAGGGAGGAGAGATACGCCGTTGTTTGCAAGGACCCTGCCGCGCCGCGTCCCCCGTTCGCACCGCACGGCGGCGTCCCTTCTCCGCCTCGGAATGGAGAAGAAACGTGCTCGGTCGGGGAAGAAATGCGTCCGCGGCCGCTCGTATTTTCTGCGGCCCCCTCTCGCTGCCCGTCCCTTCCCATGCCCGACACTGACGTAGCTGCCCTGGTCTCCGACATCCGCCGCCGGGCCGATGAGGCCCGCGACCGCATCGCCGCCGCCTGCGACCGCGCCGGGCGTGACCCGGGCGCCGTCCGCCTCGTCGCCGTGAGCAAGACGTTCCCCATCGAAGTGGTGCAGGCGGGGATCGAGGCGGGGCTGACCGACTTCGGCGAGAACCGAGTGCAGGAGCTGGAAGAGAAGGCGGGCGCGATCCCCGGTGCCGTGAGCGGGGGCGCGATCCGCTGGCACCTCATCGGCCCGCTCCAGCGCAACAAGGCCAAAAAGACGCTCGAACACGCCGACCTCTTCCACGCGCTCGACAGCGACCGGCTCGCGAAAGAGCTCGACAAACGCGCCGCCGACGCCGAGCGCGTCTTCCCGTGCTTCGTCCAGGTCAACGTCTCCGACGAGGACACGAAGTCCGGCCTCGCGCCCGCCGACGTCCACGCCTTCCTCGACCGGCTCGCCGCATTCGAGCACCTCCGCATCGTCGGGCTGATGACGCTCGCCGAGCCCGTCGACACGGAGGACGATTTGGAGACCGTCGTCCGGCCGCAGTTCCGCCGGCTCCGCACGCTCGCCGAGACGTACGATGCGAGCGCGAACCCGCACGTCGACCTCCGCCGCTTGTCGATGGGGATGAGCGGGGATTTCGAGGTGGCCGTCGAGGAGGGCGCGACGGACGTGCGGCTCGGCTCGGCCCTCTTCGGGGAGCGGCCGATAGGCTGACGGGGCCGGACGCCCCGAGCCCGTACGTGGCGCGGCCCGATCCACGCTCGCTTCCAGTGTATCTTTACCTGCGTATGATGGAACTCTCGCTCGTCATCTTGGCCGTCACCGCCCTCGTCCTCCTCGCGCTCCTGCTGCGCCACCGGCAGCGCGACGCCGAGGAGCACGCGGCCCGCACGCTCGCCCGGCTCCGCCGCCACCACACCACCCTCGCCGACCGCACCTCCGAAATCGGACACGAGGTCGCCGCGCTCTACGCCGTCACGGCGCGCTCTCCCGTCCACCCCTGACCCCACGCCGATGAAGCTGACGCCGCTCGACATCCGCAAGCATGAGTTCGCCTCGAAGCTCCGGGGCTACGACCCGGAGGAGGTCGTTGCTTTCAACGAGATGGTCTCCCGGCAGTGGGAGGAGCTGCTCGACGAGCTCCGCCACGCGCGCGACCGCGTGCGCGAGCTCGAAGGCAAGATCGAGCACTACGAGAAGGTGGAGAGCGCGCTGCACGAGGCGCTCCAGACCGCGCGGAGCGGCGCGAAACGGACGCAGGAGCACGCCGAGGAGCGCGCCCGCCTCATCGTCGAAGAGGCCGAGCTGAGGGCCGAGCAGATCTTGCAGGAGGCCGATCAGCGGCAGGGCCGCCTCCGCCACGACATCACCAACCTCACGCATCGGCACGACGAGATCACCGCTCGGCTGCGCCACTTCCTGATGTCAGAGCTCGAAATCCTTGCCCGGCACGAGGAGGACCGCCCGATCGGGTTCATGCAGCTCATGCCCTCCACGCCGGCCGAGGCACTGCCGACGCCACCCGCCGGCCGGAGTGAGCCCGCGCCCCGCGCTACTATCGCGGATCCGGCCCCTGCCTCCAGTCTCCCCGACGCCGCGGCGCCCGAAGACGACGCCGAAACCACCGAGCCACGCGGCTCGACGTACGGCGACCTCTACGCCCGCGCCGCCGAGGCCGAGAGCCAGCGCGAGCCCGACGCGCCCGAGCCGGACGAAACCGAGTCCTACGACGACGGGATGGACGACGAGCCGGCGTGGACGCTCCGCTCCATCGTCAACCAGTCCGAAGCCGACGCCTCCGACAACGAGGCTGAGTCGACGACGGACTCGGAGAAAGAGCGCATCCGCCGCATCCTCGAAGACCTCGACTGAGCCATTGGGTAATCGGCCGATCCGCTGATTGGCTGGCACCCCGAAATCCTTCAATCAGCGACTGCGAAGCAGCGGCGCAGCCAACCACCCAATCAGTCCATGGATGCAGTCCACTACCGCCGCCGCGTCGATGAAGCCGCCGCCGCGATCCGCGAGCACGCCACCACCGAGGCGCGCGTCGGCATCATCCTCGGCACCGGCCTCGGCGCACTCGCCGACGAGATCGACGCCGACGCGGTGCTCTCGTACGACGACATCCCGCACTTCCCCGTTTCGACGGTCGAGAGCCACCACGGCAAGCTCCTCCTCGGACGGCTCGACGGCGTCCCGGTCATCGCCCTGCAAGGCCGCTTCCACCTCTACGAGGGCTATGGACCGAAGGAGATCACCTTCCCCGTCCGCGTCCTCGCCGCGCTCGGCGTCGACACCCTCCTGATCTCGAATGCGGCCGGAGGGATGAACCCGAACTACCGGCGCGGCGACCTCATGCTGCTGACCGACCACATCAACCTGCAGGGTGCGAACCCGCTCATTGGCCCGAACGATGATGCGTGGGGACCGCGCTTCCCCGACATGAGTAAGCCCTACGACGAAGTGCTCCGCAAGCTCGTCGAGGAGGCCGCGCTCGAACGGGCGATCAAGCTCCAGCAGGGCGTTTACGTCGCCGTCGAGGGTCCGAACCTGGAGACGCGGGCCGAGTACCGCTTCCTCCGCACGATCGGCGCCGACGCTGTCGGGATGAGCACGGTGCCCGAGGTGATTGTGGCGCGACATATGGGGCTGCGCTGCCTCGCGATTTCCGTCATCACCGACGAGTGCTTCCCCGACGCGCTCGAACCCGTCTCCATCGAAGACGTGCTCGCCGCCGCCGGCGAGGCCGAGCCCCACCTCACCGCCCTGATGCGTGCCGTCGTGCAGGGCCTCGGCTGAGTCGCCGTTCCCCGTTCCTTTGCCAACGCCTATGTCCGACGACGTCTGGGACGAGCACCGGTGGGAGGACTTCCTGAGCGAGAAGGACCGCCGCATCGACCGGTTCATGGCCCTCCTGACGGAGTTCATGAATCGCACGCCGCCCCCGCCGGAGGGCGCGTCGGCTGAGGACGAGGCCGCGTGGAAGGCCCGGCTCGAAGCCTACATCCGCCGTCGTACTGGCTTCGAAGGATCGGTGGACGACCTCCCCGTGTGGGAGCGCGAGGCCGACGACGCCGAGCCCGAGGATGTGGTGGGCGAGGAGTGGAAGGCCGGCCTCGCCGACTTCCCCGAGCAGCAGCCCGTCGAAGCGCTCGCGGTCTACCGCGCCGCCCGCGCGCTCGCCACCACCGTGCTCCGCTGGTCCGAACCCATTCCTGCGCGAGTCAAAGACGGCGAGTTCGTCCAGTTCTGCTCGAACGCGCTCCAGATCGCAGCGAAGATCGGCGGCGGGCACGCCGTCGGCTACGAGCGCGATACGCTCGGCGGCAACATCGCGTACGTCAAGCGCGGGCTCGCCGTGGCGAACGACGCGCTCGACGCGCTCCAGCGGCTCCGCAACGCGCCGTACATGAGCGCGGCCGACTACCACCGGCTCTACGAGGCGACCTACGAGGTGCGCAACGCCGTCGCCCTCCACGTCCTCCGCCTCCGCGAGCGTTTCGAGCGCGGCACGGACTGACCCCTCCGTCGCGGTAGAGAAGGGAGCGGCGGGGAGCAGGACTACGCGTCCAGCCGCTCGAACTGCTCGAAGAGGTCCTGCTCGATCTCCTCATTCGTGAAGCGGAGGTCGCCCAGCGAGAAATCGACCGAGAACCGGGAGTGCGCGGACGTGCTGCGCGAGGTGACGGCGAGGAGCGCGCCGGCGAAGAGGGCGGAGAGGGATGCGAGCGTAAGCATGGGACCGGAGGTTGGATGAGGAGGGAAACCCGTCCCGTCGGGGGGCGGAGCGACCGATGCGCGGCCGACGATGCAAGTATCGCCCTGTGGCCCGCTCGGCCCGTTACACCTGTGTCCGATCTCTGTCGTCAGCGTCCGGTCGGACGTAAGCGACAGGGATCGGACGTGGGTGACAAAAGATTGAGGGATAAGACCTTCGGAGATAACTGTCTATTTCGTAAGATCTGGTCAGCCGGAATTGCCGATCGTCGCGTCCCTCATCTCATGGATATCCCACATCCTCTTCGCGCGGCGACCCGTGCATGCGCGATCACGTTGCTGGTCGCGCTCGGCATGGGGACGGGCGCGGGGGCACAGCCGGCCGTGCCGCCGGGCTACGTCCTCGAGCACTGGACGGTGGAGGACGGACTGCCCGTGAATGCCGTGACCGCCGTGAAGCAGGACCGCCACGGCTACCTGTGGGTCGCCACCTTCGACGGCCTCGTCCGATTCGACGGCGACCGCTTCACCGTCTTCGACATCGGCGACTCCCCGGCGATGTACTCGAACCGCGTCTCGTACCTCGTCGAAGCGTCCGACGGTGGTCTCTGGCTCAACGCCGGGCTGCCCGTGCGCTTCGCCGACGGCCGCTTCACGACGTATGGCCCGGACGCGGGGCTGCCGGGCACGCGCTCGAATGTGATCTACGAGGACCCCGGCGGCACGCTCTGGGTAGGCACGAACCGCGGCGTCGCCCGCTATGCCGACGGGCGGTTCCATCCGCTCGGCACCGACGTCATGGAGGCGAACGTGTGGGCGCTCTTCAGGGATAGCCGGGGCGCGCTCTGGGGGAACACAGCGGACGAGGGGCTCTGGCGCTACCAGGGCGATGGCTGGGAGGACTTCACGGGGGCAGATGGACTGGCGGCGAGGGGAGTCGCAGCCTTCGCCGAGGCCCCCGACGGCGCCGTGTGGATCGCGACCACCGAGGGCATCAGCCGCTACCGCGACGGTGCCTTCGCAACGGTGCCGGTCGACGGGGCCTCCTGGCCTTACGACGTGTACGGGATCGGCGTCCACGCATTCGGCGATGCGCTCTTGCTGTCGGTCGGGACGATCGGCATCGACAGGAACCTCGTCCTCCGCTACGAGGACGGCCGACTGCGGCTAGTGGGCCGGGCCGAACTCGACGCCTACGTCCGCGCCGCCTCGGACCGGGGGGAGGGCGAGGCCTGGCTGCTCATCGGCCAGCACGTGTACCACCAGGGCCGGCACGTCACCGAGGTGCCCTCGCTCATCAACGGTCACGTGGTGGACGCCGAAGGGAACCTCTGGCTCGGGATGGACCGCGACGGCCTCTACCAAATGCGGCCGGCCCTCTTCACCGTCTACGGAAGCCCCGAGGGCCTCACGCACGACAACCTGTACCCCGTCTTCGAGGCCCGCGACGGAACCCTGTGGGCCGGCAGTCTGAACTGGGGAGTCAACCGGATCGACAGGGCGGAGGGGCCGAGGGCCGGGCAGATCGACGTCGCCAACTTCACGATGGCGGACGGGCTCGCGGGCGACATCGTCCGTTCGGTCTACGAGGACCGCGACGGAACGCTGTGGGTGGGGACCTGGGACGGGCTTACCCGCTTCGAGGGGGGCGTGGTCTCGCCCGAGCACGCCACGGTGTTGCTGCCGAACCACCGCGTCGAGGCCATCCTCCAGGACCGTGCAGGGCGGCTCTGGTTCGGCACGTCGGAGGGGCTCTACCGCTACGAAAACGGGGTCCGGACGCCGTTCACCATCGCCGACGGCCTCGCCCACAACCACGTCCGCGTCCTCCTCGAAACGCGCGACGGTGCGCTCTGGGCCGGCACGAACGGCGGCGGGCTCAGTCGCTACCACGAGGGTCGGTTCCACTCGTTCACCACCGCCGACGGACTTTCGAGCGATCTCGTCCGCGCGCTCTACGAAGGCGAGGACGGCATCCTCTGGGTCGGCACGGAGGGACGCGGCCTCACCCGGCTCGACCTCCGCGATGGGTTGGAGGCCGCCCACACGACGGTCTACCTCGAGCAGGACGGCCTCTTCGACGGCGTCATCCACCAGATCCTCGACGACGGTTTCGGCCGGCTGTGGATGAGCACGAACCGCGGCATCTTCTGGGTGGAGCGCGCCGAGCTCGACGCCTTCGCCGAGGGCCGCGCCGGCCGCATCCACTCCACGGGCTACACCGAGCGCGACGGGCTCCGCAATCGCGAGGCGAACGGCGGCGTGCAGTCGGCCGGAATCCGGGCGCGCGACGGCCGGCTGTGGTTCCCGACGCAGGCGGGCCTCGCCGTGGTCGATCCGGCCCGCGTCCAGGCCGCGCCGGTCACGATCTCCGTCGAGCGTATCGGAGCGAACGGCGCCCGCGTTCCCATCCTGGAGGGCGGGGTGGCGCTGCCGACGGAAGAGCGCAGCCTCGACCTGGCGTTCACGGCCCCGGTCCTGAGCGAGCCCGACAAGCTGCACTTCCAGTACCGCCTCGAAGGTCTCGATGCGGGGTGGATCGAGGCGGGGGCTCGCCACGTGGCCCACTACGCCCGCCTGCCCCCCGGCACCTACGCCTTCCACGTTAGGGCCTATTACAAGGGGCAGTGGAGCGAGCTCGCGGAGCCCCTCGCCGTGACCGTCGCGCCGCTTTTCTACGAGACGTGGTGGTTCGCCGTGCTGTGCGGGCTCGGAGCCGTCGGGCTTCTCCACGCCGGCTACCGCGCCCGCGTCCGCCAGCTACGACGGCGGCAGGAGGGGCTCGAAGCGCTCGTCCGGGAGCGGACGCGGGACCTGCGCGCGGAGAAGCGGACCTCCGAGGAGCGTGCCGAGCGGCTCCGCGAGGTGGACCGGCTCAAGAGCCGGTTCTTTACGAACGTCAGCCACGAGTTCCGCACGCCGCTCACGCTCACGATCTGCCCCCTCGAAGACGTGCAGGCCGAGGCCGACCTGCCCACGCCCGTGCGACAGAACGTGGACCTCGCCCTCCGCAACAGCCGCCGTCTGCTCCACCTCATCAACCAGCTCCTCGACGTGGCGAAGCTGGAGGTGGGCGAGATGCGCCTCGAAGCGCAGCGGCAGGACCTCGGTGCGTTCCTCTCCGCGCTCGCGCTCGCC
This window of the Rhodothermales bacterium genome carries:
- a CDS encoding two-component regulator propeller domain-containing protein yields the protein MDIPHPLRAATRACAITLLVALGMGTGAGAQPAVPPGYVLEHWTVEDGLPVNAVTAVKQDRHGYLWVATFDGLVRFDGDRFTVFDIGDSPAMYSNRVSYLVEASDGGLWLNAGLPVRFADGRFTTYGPDAGLPGTRSNVIYEDPGGTLWVGTNRGVARYADGRFHPLGTDVMEANVWALFRDSRGALWGNTADEGLWRYQGDGWEDFTGADGLAARGVAAFAEAPDGAVWIATTEGISRYRDGAFATVPVDGASWPYDVYGIGVHAFGDALLLSVGTIGIDRNLVLRYEDGRLRLVGRAELDAYVRAASDRGEGEAWLLIGQHVYHQGRHVTEVPSLINGHVVDAEGNLWLGMDRDGLYQMRPALFTVYGSPEGLTHDNLYPVFEARDGTLWAGSLNWGVNRIDRAEGPRAGQIDVANFTMADGLAGDIVRSVYEDRDGTLWVGTWDGLTRFEGGVVSPEHATVLLPNHRVEAILQDRAGRLWFGTSEGLYRYENGVRTPFTIADGLAHNHVRVLLETRDGALWAGTNGGGLSRYHEGRFHSFTTADGLSSDLVRALYEGEDGILWVGTEGRGLTRLDLRDGLEAAHTTVYLEQDGLFDGVIHQILDDGFGRLWMSTNRGIFWVERAELDAFAEGRAGRIHSTGYTERDGLRNREANGGVQSAGIRARDGRLWFPTQAGLAVVDPARVQAAPVTISVERIGANGARVPILEGGVALPTEERSLDLAFTAPVLSEPDKLHFQYRLEGLDAGWIEAGARHVAHYARLPPGTYAFHVRAYYKGQWSELAEPLAVTVAPLFYETWWFAVLCGLGAVGLLHAGYRARVRQLRRRQEGLEALVRERTRDLRAEKRTSEERAERLREVDRLKSRFFTNVSHEFRTPLTLTICPLEDVQAEADLPTPVRQNVDLALRNSRRLLHLINQLLDVAKLEVGEMRLEAQRQDLGAFLSALALAFVPLAERRGVRFEVDLPGGPVPVWFDGEKLEQVVGNLLSNAFKFTPEGGAIRVVLERGDGAAVIGVRDSGPGIAADVMPHLFERFYQVERTHAALQAGTGIGLSLAKELTELHGGRLVVESVVGFGSTFTLTLPLGRDHLRDDQLAEPGAEAWVLRADRATLGARATFGSDHGEESPIAPGDALGDADDRTTVLVVDDNPDLRTYVRGHLEGRYRVLEAADGAEALRAVREALPDLVVSDVMMPEMDGFELVRALHADRDTDFIPVILLTAKATADERVEGLGEGADDYLTKPFHPAELKARVDNLIASRQKLKERFLHGTPSSALPEPSGDGADVEAAEPDGLSASDHAFVDRVRAAVEARLADEDFTVEELAEAVSVSRSTLHARLRAAVDESPSGLIRTIRLERAAGLLRQRKGTVSEVAYAVGFKSVSYFSQAFRAEHGTSPSAYADEQVHA